A single window of Leishmania braziliensis MHOM/BR/75/M2904 complete genome, chromosome 27 DNA harbors:
- a CDS encoding putative acyl-CoA oxidase: protein MPTRLSVPLTPRRHFARCTEPRLFEVNPTRESYVIEAAFEWPTFRFICEGVDIDFNEDVREALAEVLPPSPSNFTQREEGAALQLPQVLQAFRSLCRRQLVSFAQVCSTPRRLASYYETLAGVSPVLAVLAAEHYTFAGIVATHAKKSVRDAVLAGVDSGATIGCIAEQELVAEGPPLNTEARYDIHERCFVLRGTGKFGVVAATCAQWAVVSATLTLNKKEHNGTHLFLVHLREGDVLGAPGQLRQGVSVRPITGENIVMAGCGVAVLHFEDVRIPSDHLLDPYCITSESKIGYVAGQEGHEPATEVLRTRRRIATGAIYIGATKKFLTDVVAYTADKYVVGPDYHRNYPFLGLQHIQSPLVSMVAKSYVYLAAWQRLLPVFTDPSGLPSYEDHMRLVGTVHFLQENLLDLQTFADKTMGLHASFTSTGKDAAVTLVHLRQEGLDTSALIREVAFQSITKNIGTTHWGWWLTSLLQSVFPALDRFLKNPLYSPRIADLGRHLIFFSHKHYSLKKRLRQSRELERRKGGSEHQWYDWAMFRHRTVVHCGEAFMEAYYLDVMMKETEKCSDPRGRKILRDIGWIYALTRQMDRLDFLLSSKMLSSGKAETLASHLDNIVTVLAPQCVHLVEAMQVPEVARAPCRSAMYMETYWTIPGTNTHIERGDRLTLHSAANASSSKGGRGAESAKAEQEAIRESTEEFDLFHGLADEPSYARRKAP, encoded by the coding sequence ATGCCGACGAGGTTGTCGGTTCCTCTCACTCCTCGCCGTCACTTTGCGCGATGCACGGAGCCGCGTCTGTTTGAGGTGAACCCAACTCGCGAGAGCTACGTGATCGAGGCTGCCTTTGAGTGGCCTACCTTTCGCTTTATCTGTGAAGGCGTTGACATCGATTTCAATGAGGACGTACGCGAGGCGCTGGCAGAGGtgcttcccccttccccgtCGAACTTCACCCAGCGGGAGGAaggcgcagcactgcagctACCCCAGGTACTTCAGGCATTTCGGTCGCTGTGCCGGCGGCAACTTGTCTCGTTCGCGCAGGTCTGCTCCACACCGCGACGGCTGGCATCTTACTATGAGACTCTCGCCGGGGTCAGCCCGGTGCTCGCGGTACTGGCGGCGGAGCACTACACCTTCGCCGGGATAGTGGCGACACACGCGAAGAAGAGTGTGCGGGATGCCGTGCTCGCGGGCGTCGACAGTGGTGCGACTATCGGGTGCATCGCTGAGCAAGAGCTCGTCGCGGAGGGCCCTCCGCTGAACACGGAGGCGCGGTATGACATCCACGAGCGGTGCTTTGTGCTTCGTGGCACAGGCAAGTTCGGTGTGGTGGCAGCGACCTGCGCTCAGTGGGCCGTGGTGAGCGCCACCCTCACCCTCAACAAGAAGGAGCACAACGGCACACACCTCTTTTTGGTCCATCTTCGAGAGGGTGATGTCCTTGGTGCGCCAGGGCAGCTTCGTCAGGGCGTATCGGTGCGCCCTATCACGGGCGAGAATATCGTCATGGCTGGCTGTGGCGTGGCCGTGCTACACTTCGAGGACGTGCGAATCCCGAGCGATCACTTGCTCGACCCGTACTGTATCACAAGCGAGTCAAAAATAGGGTACGTGGCTGGACAAGAGGGTCACGAACCGGCAACAGAGGTACTACGCACCCGCCGCCGGAtcgccaccggcgccatTTATATTGGTGCGACGAAGAAGTTCCTCACCGACGTGGTGGCCTACACCGCCGACAAGTACGTAGTGGGACCTGACTATCACCGTAACTACCCCTTTCTGGGCCTTCAGCACATTCAGTCGCCGCTTGTGAGTATGGTGGCCAAGTCGTATGTGTACCTGGCTGCGTGGCAGCGGCTCCTGCCAGTCTTCACGGACCCTTCCGGGCTGCCGTCGTATGAAGACCACATGCGCCTCGTCGGCACGGTTCACTTCCTACAGGAGAACCTGCTCGACTTACAAACGTTCGCCGACAAGACCATGGGCCTGCACGCTTCTTTCACCAGCACAGGCAAGGACGCTGCTGTAACTCTTGTTCATCTCCGGCAAGAAGGCCTGGACACCTCCGCCTTGATACGCGAGGTCGCCTTTCAGTCGATCACCAAGAACATCGGCACCACACActgggggtggtggttgaCCAGTTTGTTGCAGTCGGTGTTTCCCGCGCTCGATCGCTTTTTGAAGAACCCACTGTACTCGCCTCGCATTGCCGATCTCGGACGCCATCTGATCTTTTTCAGCCACAAGCACTACAGTCTCAAAAAGCGTCTTCGGCAGTCACGCGAACTAGAGCGGCGAaaaggcggcagcgagcaccAGTGGTACGACTGGGCGATGTTCCGCCACCGCACTGTCGTGCACTGCGGTGAGGCGTTCATGGAGGCGTACTACCTTGATGTGATGATGAAAGAGACTGAGAAGTGCAGTGACCCGCGTGGACGCAAGATCCTGCGCGACATTGGCTGGATCTACGCCTTGACGCGACAGATGGACCGGTTGGACTTTTTGCTCTCGTCGAAGATGCTGAGCTCCGGCAAGGCAGAGACGCTCGCAAGCCATCTTGACAATATTGTGACAGTACTCGCGCCACAATGCGTGCATCTCGTGGAGGCAATGCAGGTGCCAGAGGTCGCTCGTGCGCCGTGCCGCTCAGCCATGTACATGGAGACTTACTGGACAATCCCAGGCACGAACACACACATTGAGCGTGGGGATCGACTCACCCTGCATAGCGCTGCAAACGCCTCATCATCCAAGGGCGGCCGCGGGGCGGAAAGTGCcaaggcggagcaggaggcgATACGTGAGTCCACGGAGGAGTTTGACCTGTTTCACGGTCTCGCCGACGAGCCGTCGTACGCGCGCCGCAAGGCGCCGTAG